The DNA segment TACAAACTCGGTTTATGCTGCCGAACAGGCCATTGCCCTCGATCCGAAAAGTTATATTGCATACAACAATGTGTGCGCTGCCCACAACCGCCTCGGAAACTGGAACGCCGCCATTGAAGCCGGAGATAAGGCGCTGCAGCTAAAGCCCGACTGGGAACTGGCAAAAAACAACCTTGCTGAAGCGAAACGCGGTTTGGCAAAGGCCAAATAATTTAGAACTCCCAAGCACTCACAACCTCTTATGAACATACTCGGTTTCAACTGCTACGGTCACGATTCTGCTGCTGCACTTATTGTGGATGATAAGGTAGTTTTTGCAGTGGAAGAAGAACGCCTGAACCGGAAAAAACATTTTGGCGGCGTACCCGAACATGCCATTCGCGCCTGTCTTGATCATGCCGGCCTGCAGCTTGCCGATATTGACCATGTGGCGTTTTTCTGGAAACCTTCCATTTCGTACGCCAAGATTCCGGTTTACCTGTTTAAGTTCTGGAACAAAGTGCCGGCGCTGATGCGCGAGCAACGTTCGTTTTCGGTGGAAGAAAATCTGGGCATGCTCAATTACCTGCGCGATATGCGACGCTTGCCGGAAAAGCTCAAGGAACTGTTTCCCGAATCGCGTCCGGCAAAGTTTAAGTTTCATACGTTGGAACACCATCTCTGCCACGCCGCCAGTGCTTACTACTGCACACCTTACGAAGATGCGGCCATACTTACACTTGATGGTGCCGGCGAGTGGAGCACCGTGCTACGCGCACATGCCAAAGGAAATACAATTCAGAAATTAGGCACGGTGGATACGCCGTATTCGTTAGGTGCTTTTTATCAGGCCGTGTCGCGCCACCTCGGTTTTAAACTTATTGAAGGGCCCGGAAAACTGATGGGCCTTGCTTCTTACGGTAAGCACGATAGTGAAGTGTATGAGCAAATGCGCAAAATCGTTACACTTACCGACGATGGCGGCTTTACATTCGATATGTCGTGGCTGAGTTATCACTACACACGCAAAACCGGTGTTACCAAAAAATTTACCGATGCATTCGGCCCTTCAAAAACCGAAGGCCGGGACTGGAGCGAGCATGAGCTGAATGTAGCCGCAGCAGCGCAGCATATTGTGGAAGACGTAATTCTGCACATGGCCCGCGTACTTAAAAAGCAAACAGGTTCAGATACACTGTGCATGGCCGGTGGAGTGGCGCTGAACAGTGTAACCAACGGACTCATTGCCAAAGAAGGTTTGTTTAAAAACATCTTTGTGCAACCGGCCGCCGGCGATT comes from the Bacteroidota bacterium genome and includes:
- a CDS encoding carbamoyl transferase → MNILGFNCYGHDSAAALIVDDKVVFAVEEERLNRKKHFGGVPEHAIRACLDHAGLQLADIDHVAFFWKPSISYAKIPVYLFKFWNKVPALMREQRSFSVEENLGMLNYLRDMRRLPEKLKELFPESRPAKFKFHTLEHHLCHAASAYYCTPYEDAAILTLDGAGEWSTVLRAHAKGNTIQKLGTVDTPYSLGAFYQAVSRHLGFKLIEGPGKLMGLASYGKHDSEVYEQMRKIVTLTDDGGFTFDMSWLSYHYTRKTGVTKKFTDAFGPSKTEGRDWSEHELNVAAAAQHIVEDVILHMARVLKKQTGSDTLCMAGGVALNSVTNGLIAKEGLFKNIFVQPAAGDSGTALGAALYLNHGVFKRPRKWVMDTAFLGPSYDDARYEKAVKACGLPYEKMDDPYTFAAKKLAEGNILAWFQGRMEFGPRALGNRSILASPLVADMKAILNARVKFREGFRPFAAIVLEESCGTYFDSDFPNPYMLFVYNVRPEYLNKLPAITHVDNSVRIQTVNQTENPEMRRLLEAFQKETGYSVLVNTSFNIKGEPIVATPEDAVRSFAEADMDYLVIGNYVVRKK